The Streptomyces sp. NBC_01463 DNA window GGCGGCACGCTGAACGACGCCGTCAAGCTCGCCGAGGCCATGAAGTCCGGCCGGTACGACGCCGTCGTGGGACTCGGCGGCGGCAAGATCATCGACTGTGCGAAGTTCGCCGCGGCGCGCATCGGGCTGCCGCTGGTCGCCGTGGCGACGAACCTGTCGCACGACGGTCTGTGCTCCCCGGTGGCGACGCTGGACAACGACGCGGGCCGCGGCTCGTACGGTGTCCCGAACCCGATCGCCGTCGTCATCGACCTCGACATCATCCGTGAGGCCCCGGACCGCTTCGTGCGGTCCGGGATCGGTGACGCGCTCTCCAACATCTCCGCCGTGGCGGACTGGGAGCTCGCCCACCGGGTCAACGGCGAGGACATCGACGGACTGGCCGCGGCGATGGCCCGGCAGGCCGGTGAGGCCGTGCTGCGCCACCCCGGGGCCCTCGGCGACGACTCCTTCCTCCAGGTGCTGGCGGAAGGGCTGGTGCTGACCGGTATCTCGATGTCGGTGGCGGGCGACAGCCGTCCCGCCTCCGGCGCCTGCCACGAGATCAACCACGCCTTCGACCTGCTCTTCCCGCAGCGTGCGGCGAGCCACGGGGAGCAGTGCGGGCTGGGCGCGGCGTTCGCGATGCATCTGCGCGGCGCCCACCGGGAGTCCGTCCGGATGACCGAGGCGCTGCGGCGCCACGGCCTGCCGGTCACCGCGGAGGAGATCGGCTTCAGCGCGGACGAGTTCGTCTCGGTGGTCGACTTCGCACCCCGGACCAGGCCGGGCCGGTACACGATCCTGGAACACCTGGACCTGTCCACGGACGGGATCAGGGACGCCTACGCCGACTACGTCAGGGCCGCGGCGGCCTGAAGAGGGGGGCCCGGTTTGACCGGGCTGTCCAGGGCCCCGTAATCTTGACCGTCGGCGTTTGTTTCGCCACACCTCTGAGCACTCACCTCCCGCTCGTACGGGAGAGGC harbors:
- a CDS encoding iron-containing alcohol dehydrogenase family protein; this translates as MPVLTRLIPAPVVVDIRAGALADLAGVLADQRISGSGKLAIAISGGSGRALRERLSDSLPGASWFEVGGGTLNDAVKLAEAMKSGRYDAVVGLGGGKIIDCAKFAAARIGLPLVAVATNLSHDGLCSPVATLDNDAGRGSYGVPNPIAVVIDLDIIREAPDRFVRSGIGDALSNISAVADWELAHRVNGEDIDGLAAAMARQAGEAVLRHPGALGDDSFLQVLAEGLVLTGISMSVAGDSRPASGACHEINHAFDLLFPQRAASHGEQCGLGAAFAMHLRGAHRESVRMTEALRRHGLPVTAEEIGFSADEFVSVVDFAPRTRPGRYTILEHLDLSTDGIRDAYADYVRAAAA